A region from the Irregularibacter muris genome encodes:
- a CDS encoding ABC transporter permease, whose amino-acid sequence MLSSIGFLLGTTLMYSSPLIYTALGGVISENSGVVNIGLEGMMTIGAFAGAAVGFYTQNPWLGFLAAGLAGGILALLHAIATVTFTADQVVSGIAINFLGPGLALFLSRIFFEGATQTKAISLDHKMPRPFNGLFAKNSFGDMVFNQYATVYLAFVLVVLLWFVLYKTKLGLRIRAVGEYPKAADTLGINVFRLRYLAVILSGVFAGFGGAAMSIAVVSSFRQTLISGHGFIALAAMIFGKWRPQGAMWACLLFGATQGLVVFLGSTAIKVSDQLLSLLPYVITLAILMGFVGRASAPAASGEPYEKSN is encoded by the coding sequence ATGCTAAGTAGTATAGGATTTTTACTGGGAACTACATTGATGTATTCCTCACCTTTAATTTATACAGCCTTGGGAGGAGTTATTTCAGAGAATTCCGGGGTTGTCAATATCGGTCTAGAAGGAATGATGACTATAGGAGCCTTTGCTGGGGCTGCCGTAGGCTTTTATACCCAAAATCCTTGGTTGGGCTTTTTGGCTGCAGGTTTAGCTGGAGGAATTTTGGCCCTTTTACACGCCATTGCTACCGTCACCTTTACAGCGGATCAAGTGGTATCGGGCATTGCCATTAATTTCTTGGGACCAGGACTTGCTCTTTTCTTAAGTAGAATATTTTTTGAAGGAGCAACGCAAACAAAGGCTATATCTTTAGATCATAAGATGCCTAGACCCTTCAATGGGCTATTTGCCAAAAATTCCTTTGGGGATATGGTATTTAACCAATATGCTACAGTATATCTAGCCTTTGTCCTTGTGGTTCTTTTATGGTTTGTTCTATATAAAACTAAATTAGGGCTTAGAATTAGAGCAGTAGGAGAATATCCTAAGGCAGCAGATACTCTAGGAATTAATGTATTTCGCCTACGATATCTTGCAGTTATTCTTTCAGGAGTTTTTGCAGGATTTGGTGGGGCTGCTATGAGTATAGCAGTGGTCTCTAGCTTTAGGCAAACCTTGATTTCAGGCCATGGCTTTATTGCTCTAGCAGCGATGATCTTTGGTAAATGGAGACCTCAAGGAGCTATGTGGGCTTGTTTATTATTTGGAGCCACCCAAGGATTAGTCGTATTTTTGGGAAGTACAGCTATAAAAGTTTCAGATCAACTATTATCCCTATTACCCTATGTGATCACCTTAGCGATATTAATGGGTTTTGTAGGCAGAGCTTCTGCCCCAGCGGCTAGTGGTGAACCCTATGAGAAAAGCAATTAA
- a CDS encoding penicillin-binding transpeptidase domain-containing protein: MKFKKTILLLLILVIMIFTGCSKSSKAEDIFESYFSQWQQGEYSAMYDLLTRDIKEQLSKEDFIKRYENIFGGIEAKNIKVEINKEEKTKKEDDRLIIPYTVKMDTLAGKIEYSHQALLTKEKENGWRLSWDEKMIFPQMEKNDQIRVETVAAKRGIIKDRNDIELASNGQIQMIGIVPEKLGDQEEEVKKKLSEQLHITVEDIDKKLSATWVKPELFVPIRAIASEEKGKLEELTQLSGVTNQRQSARVYPLKEKAAHLVGYIGNINQEELEKLKDEEYNSNSIIGKSGLESLYEKQLRAIDGKKINIVGEDNKIKETLAQKEHKDGQDLQLTIDVSLQESIYGEMQGEVGTAVAMHPKTGEVLALVNSPSYDPNAFILGLSSEQWENWNEDPAKPLLNRFTHTYTPGSVFKPITAAIALEEKAIDSNEKVNISGLQWRKDSSWGDYYISRVKDPGKAVNLRDAFVYSDNIYFAQAALNTGKKAFIEGTKKFGIGEKIPFTYSINSSQLAKDESLGKGDVQLADSGYGQGEVSMSPLHLSMVYTTFINDGNILQPTLNKKDTLENTKPWKEGIISKETAQRIKDDLVEVIENPEGTGNPAKIPGTTLGGKTGTAELKGSKEEKGQELGWFVAFNHDEPEILVTMMIEQVENKGGSAYVVPKVKKVIENYGQ; encoded by the coding sequence ATGAAGTTTAAAAAGACTATTTTACTTTTACTTATACTTGTAATCATGATATTTACAGGATGCTCAAAGTCATCAAAAGCAGAAGACATATTTGAAAGTTATTTTTCCCAATGGCAACAGGGAGAATATAGTGCCATGTACGATTTACTCACTAGAGACATAAAGGAACAGCTATCTAAAGAAGATTTTATAAAAAGATATGAGAACATATTTGGAGGAATTGAAGCAAAAAATATAAAAGTTGAAATAAATAAAGAGGAGAAGACCAAAAAAGAAGATGATCGCCTCATTATTCCATATACTGTGAAAATGGATACCCTTGCCGGGAAAATTGAATACTCCCACCAGGCTCTACTCACTAAGGAAAAGGAAAATGGCTGGCGGCTAAGTTGGGATGAAAAAATGATTTTTCCTCAAATGGAGAAAAATGATCAAATAAGAGTAGAGACCGTTGCAGCCAAAAGAGGAATAATCAAGGATAGAAACGATATCGAGCTTGCAAGCAATGGACAAATTCAGATGATAGGCATTGTCCCTGAAAAACTTGGAGATCAGGAAGAAGAAGTAAAGAAAAAACTTTCTGAGCAATTGCATATTACTGTAGAAGATATTGATAAAAAACTAAGTGCAACTTGGGTAAAACCGGAATTATTCGTACCTATTCGGGCTATAGCTAGCGAGGAAAAAGGAAAACTTGAAGAATTAACCCAACTATCAGGAGTCACCAATCAAAGACAATCAGCTAGAGTCTATCCCTTAAAGGAAAAAGCCGCCCATCTCGTGGGGTATATAGGAAACATCAATCAGGAAGAACTAGAAAAATTAAAAGATGAAGAATACAATTCAAATAGCATCATTGGTAAGAGTGGTCTAGAATCTCTTTATGAAAAACAATTAAGAGCTATAGATGGTAAAAAAATAAATATTGTTGGAGAAGACAATAAGATAAAAGAAACCCTTGCACAAAAAGAACATAAGGATGGACAAGATCTACAATTGACCATCGATGTTTCTCTTCAGGAATCCATTTACGGAGAAATGCAGGGGGAAGTAGGTACTGCGGTAGCAATGCACCCTAAAACAGGGGAAGTTCTTGCTTTGGTCAATAGTCCGTCCTATGATCCAAATGCCTTTATCCTAGGCCTATCCAGTGAACAATGGGAAAACTGGAATGAAGATCCTGCTAAACCCTTATTAAACCGTTTTACCCATACCTATACGCCAGGATCGGTATTTAAACCCATCACTGCCGCTATTGCCTTAGAGGAAAAGGCTATTGATTCTAATGAAAAGGTCAATATCTCCGGATTACAATGGCGTAAGGATTCATCTTGGGGAGATTATTATATCTCTCGGGTAAAGGATCCTGGTAAAGCAGTGAATCTTAGAGACGCTTTTGTGTATTCTGATAATATTTATTTTGCTCAAGCGGCTTTAAATACAGGAAAGAAAGCCTTTATAGAGGGCACCAAAAAATTTGGAATAGGAGAAAAAATTCCCTTTACCTATTCGATAAATTCATCCCAACTGGCTAAGGATGAGTCCCTAGGAAAGGGAGATGTACAACTGGCAGATAGTGGTTATGGTCAGGGAGAAGTATCCATGAGTCCTCTCCATCTTAGTATGGTGTATACCACCTTTATTAACGATGGAAACATCCTTCAACCTACTTTAAATAAAAAGGATACCTTAGAGAATACAAAACCATGGAAAGAAGGAATTATCTCCAAAGAAACCGCTCAAAGAATAAAAGATGATTTAGTAGAGGTAATAGAAAATCCAGAGGGAACGGGCAATCCCGCAAAAATCCCTGGGACTACCCTGGGAGGGAAAACTGGCACGGCAGAACTAAAGGGAAGTAAGGAAGAAAAGGGCCAGGAACTAGGATGGTTTGTTGCCTTCAACCACGATGAGCCAGAGATATTAGTCACCATGATGATAGAACAAGTTGAAAACAAAGGTGGAAGCGCCTATGTAGTGCCAAAGGTAAAGAAAGTAATAGAAAACTATGGGCAATAA
- a CDS encoding BMP family lipoprotein — translation MTKKLLVLLLVLGLVMTAFVGCSSGDTTPEGEPEDQEPAAGEDAKITMVTDVGGVNDNSFNQSAWEGLQKSEKDLGVEVAYIESKDASDYVANLESALDAENDLIWGIGFLMGDDILKAAQDNTDQKYAIIDMAYDDTPENLIGVVFQAEQPSFLVGYIAGKMTETGKVGFVGGEKSAVIDGFDYGFHAGVKFANPDVEVFRQYADNFNDVAKGKAIATKMFQDGADIVFHAAGATGDGVIEAAKEQDKWAIGVDRDQSDLAPENVLTSAMKRVDNAVYNIAKDLKEGKFQGGETVVYGLKENGVDIAPTSDKHVPADLLKEVEDLKQQMIDGKIVVPFDEKTFEDFKVE, via the coding sequence ATGACTAAGAAGTTGCTAGTATTGCTTTTGGTATTAGGACTTGTGATGACTGCATTTGTTGGCTGCAGCAGTGGTGATACAACACCAGAAGGCGAGCCAGAAGACCAAGAGCCAGCTGCTGGAGAAGACGCAAAAATCACAATGGTTACCGATGTTGGTGGAGTAAATGATAACTCCTTTAACCAATCTGCATGGGAAGGATTACAAAAATCAGAGAAGGATCTAGGCGTAGAAGTTGCTTATATTGAATCTAAAGATGCAAGTGACTACGTAGCAAACTTAGAGTCCGCTCTAGATGCAGAAAATGATTTGATTTGGGGCATTGGCTTTTTAATGGGTGATGATATCTTAAAAGCAGCTCAAGATAACACAGACCAAAAATATGCCATTATTGATATGGCCTATGATGATACCCCAGAAAATCTTATCGGTGTGGTATTCCAGGCTGAACAACCTTCTTTCCTAGTAGGTTACATAGCAGGAAAAATGACTGAAACTGGTAAAGTAGGCTTTGTAGGCGGCGAAAAAAGTGCTGTAATTGATGGATTTGATTATGGTTTCCATGCGGGAGTTAAATTTGCCAATCCCGATGTAGAAGTATTTAGACAATATGCAGACAATTTTAATGATGTTGCCAAAGGTAAAGCGATAGCAACCAAAATGTTCCAAGATGGTGCAGATATTGTATTCCACGCTGCTGGCGCAACAGGCGATGGAGTAATTGAAGCAGCTAAAGAGCAAGATAAATGGGCTATTGGTGTAGATAGAGACCAAAGCGACTTAGCTCCTGAAAATGTCTTAACTTCTGCCATGAAACGTGTAGACAATGCTGTATATAATATTGCTAAAGATCTTAAAGAAGGTAAATTCCAAGGAGGAGAAACTGTTGTATATGGATTAAAAGAAAATGGAGTAGATATTGCTCCAACTTCTGATAAGCATGTTCCAGCAGATCTTCTAAAGGAAGTAGAGGACTTAAAACAACAAATGATTGATGGAAAAATAGTTGTTCCCTTTGATGAAAAAACCTTTGAAGATTTTAAAGTAGAATAG
- a CDS encoding DegV family protein — translation MSFKLLADSCCDLNGELEKKLNIDLIPLTIRVGDHKLVDDKSLDSMELVKLMKDSPTAPQTSCPSPGDYMERFKRAEADNIFVVTLSSALSGSYNSAMLAKKMFLEQIGDKFIHVFDSLSASIAETLISMKLQELIDGNLEKESIVEKANHYISELKTFFILESLDNLVKAGRLSKLKGKIASALNIKPIMGEDGHGNIKEVEKVRSSKKAFRRLVEIIGDQGEKFEDKILGIAHCNAFEKAKELKEEILKRYDFKDIIIVETAGISTVYANDGGVIIAF, via the coding sequence ATGAGTTTTAAATTATTAGCAGATAGTTGTTGTGATCTAAATGGAGAGCTAGAAAAAAAATTAAACATTGACCTAATTCCATTAACAATAAGGGTGGGAGATCATAAGCTTGTAGATGATAAGAGTTTAGATTCTATGGAATTAGTTAAATTAATGAAAGATAGTCCTACTGCTCCCCAAACCTCTTGTCCATCTCCTGGAGATTACATGGAAAGATTTAAAAGGGCAGAAGCAGACAATATCTTTGTGGTCACCCTTTCCTCTGCTTTAAGCGGCTCTTATAATAGTGCTATGCTGGCAAAAAAGATGTTTTTAGAGCAAATAGGGGATAAGTTCATCCACGTTTTTGACTCTTTAAGTGCTTCCATTGCAGAAACTCTTATTTCCATGAAGTTACAGGAATTAATAGATGGAAATTTAGAGAAAGAAAGCATTGTAGAAAAGGCAAATCATTATATTTCTGAATTAAAAACCTTTTTCATTTTAGAGTCCTTAGATAATCTTGTAAAAGCAGGACGTTTGAGCAAGTTAAAGGGAAAAATTGCCTCTGCATTAAATATAAAACCCATTATGGGAGAGGATGGACATGGGAACATCAAAGAAGTGGAAAAGGTGCGCAGCTCCAAAAAAGCCTTTAGACGCCTAGTGGAAATCATCGGAGATCAAGGAGAAAAATTCGAAGATAAGATTCTGGGTATTGCCCACTGTAATGCCTTTGAAAAAGCCAAAGAACTAAAAGAGGAAATTCTTAAGCGTTATGACTTCAAAGATATTATTATTGTAGAAACAGCAGGTATCAGTACGGTATATGCCAATGATGGGGGAGTTATTATAGCCTTTTAA
- a CDS encoding ABC transporter permease encodes MESKKKKSFPIKSIFKGNFGFTLISIIIGFIVGAIMLKLVGFDPLEAYKIMFKGAFSRPKYIGWVIIRSTPLILTGLSVAFAFRTGLFNIGAEGQFIVGALVATAAGYFLNLPPIIHPIVVFVLAVAAAALWGGVAGYLKAKFGIHEVIATIMLNWIAFYGSNYFVHFDAFKRPHSQATYKILESAQIGILSQWKKTAGGKAFLNNIPFLKDLLGAPINLGIIVAILMAVVVWYILNKTTLGYQLRAVGFNPHAAEYGGINVNKNIVVSMLIAGGLAGAAGAVHVMGLTHSITILSAMENYGFNGIAVALIGGNTALGSVLSGLLFGFFQYGGPKIQPALRAPSEVIDIMIGTIVFFIAIPNFIRMILSVRRKRGEKHAK; translated from the coding sequence ATGGAAAGTAAAAAGAAAAAATCTTTCCCTATTAAAAGTATATTTAAAGGAAATTTTGGATTTACCCTAATCTCTATTATTATTGGATTTATTGTAGGGGCCATTATGTTAAAGCTAGTAGGCTTTGATCCCTTAGAAGCCTATAAAATCATGTTTAAAGGTGCCTTTAGCAGACCTAAATATATTGGTTGGGTGATTATAAGATCTACTCCCCTAATCTTAACAGGGTTATCTGTGGCCTTTGCATTTAGGACAGGGCTCTTTAATATAGGAGCAGAAGGACAATTTATTGTTGGAGCCTTAGTGGCGACAGCAGCAGGCTATTTTTTGAACCTTCCCCCTATTATTCATCCTATTGTAGTGTTTGTATTGGCAGTAGCAGCTGCGGCCCTTTGGGGAGGAGTTGCAGGTTATTTAAAGGCTAAATTTGGTATCCATGAAGTTATTGCAACCATCATGCTAAACTGGATTGCTTTTTATGGAAGTAATTATTTTGTCCACTTTGATGCTTTTAAAAGACCCCATAGCCAAGCCACTTATAAAATTTTAGAAAGCGCCCAAATAGGAATTTTAAGTCAATGGAAAAAGACGGCAGGCGGAAAAGCTTTTCTAAATAATATCCCCTTTTTAAAGGATTTACTTGGGGCACCTATTAATTTAGGAATCATTGTAGCCATTTTGATGGCGGTAGTGGTATGGTATATTTTAAATAAGACCACTTTAGGCTATCAATTGAGAGCAGTAGGATTTAATCCCCATGCGGCAGAATATGGGGGGATTAATGTAAATAAAAACATCGTTGTTTCCATGCTTATTGCTGGTGGACTAGCGGGGGCAGCAGGGGCAGTGCATGTCATGGGCTTGACCCACTCCATAACAATATTATCTGCCATGGAGAACTATGGATTTAATGGTATAGCCGTTGCCCTAATTGGAGGCAATACAGCTTTAGGATCGGTATTATCGGGACTATTGTTTGGCTTTTTCCAATATGGAGGTCCCAAAATACAACCTGCTCTAAGGGCACCCTCAGAAGTTATAGACATTATGATTGGTACCATTGTATTTTTCATTGCTATTCCTAATTTTATTAGGATGATCCTTTCTGTTAGAAGAAAAAGAGGTGAAAAGCATGCTAAGTAG
- a CDS encoding glucose-6-phosphate isomerase, with protein sequence MNKIKFDFSHGGIEEHELNQVQAQVQCAHNILHDKKGAGSDYLGWLDYPISYDQEEFARVKKAAKKIKSNSDVLIVIGIGGSYLGARAVIEAFNHSFYDLLPKEKRSHPTVLFAGHHISGTYLKELLEYVEDKDISVNVISKSGTTTEPAIAFRVFKDLLERKYGKQEAKNRIYVTTDKEKGALKKLANDEGYETFIIPDDVGGRYSVLTPVGLLPIAVADINIDELMEGAKAAREEYAIEDLEQNPCYQYAAIRNILYNRGKDIEILVNYEPSLHYFSEWWKQLFGESEGKDGKGIFPAAVDFSTDLHSLGQIIQEGKRNLFETNIQIKKPQKDMEILHDPENIDGLNFISGKTMDVVNKMAFQGTLLAHIDGGVPNLVLEIPEMNEYYMGQLIYFFEKACGLSGYILGVNPFNQPGVEAYKKNMFALLEKPGFEELREQLQARINR encoded by the coding sequence ATGAATAAAATTAAATTTGATTTTTCCCATGGGGGAATCGAGGAGCATGAGCTAAACCAAGTACAAGCACAGGTACAATGTGCCCACAATATTTTACATGACAAAAAGGGTGCCGGCAGTGATTATTTGGGCTGGTTAGATTATCCTATTTCTTATGACCAAGAAGAATTTGCAAGGGTGAAGAAGGCTGCGAAAAAAATTAAATCCAACTCTGATGTACTGATTGTCATAGGTATCGGGGGATCATATTTAGGGGCTCGAGCAGTTATAGAGGCTTTTAATCATTCCTTTTATGATCTATTGCCCAAGGAAAAGCGTAGTCATCCTACGGTTTTATTTGCAGGACATCATATCAGTGGTACATATTTAAAGGAATTATTAGAGTATGTAGAGGATAAAGACATCAGCGTTAATGTGATTTCTAAATCAGGAACCACCACTGAACCTGCGATTGCTTTCCGAGTTTTCAAAGATTTATTAGAAAGAAAATATGGCAAGCAAGAGGCTAAAAATAGAATATATGTGACTACAGATAAGGAAAAGGGAGCCCTAAAAAAATTAGCCAATGATGAGGGCTATGAAACCTTTATTATTCCTGATGATGTGGGAGGCAGATATTCAGTGTTAACCCCTGTAGGACTTCTCCCCATTGCGGTAGCGGATATCAATATTGATGAGCTGATGGAAGGGGCAAAAGCTGCTAGAGAAGAATATGCAATAGAGGATCTTGAGCAAAACCCTTGTTATCAATATGCAGCTATACGGAACATCCTATACAATAGGGGAAAAGACATAGAGATTTTAGTGAACTATGAACCTTCTTTGCATTATTTTTCAGAATGGTGGAAACAATTGTTTGGGGAAAGTGAAGGTAAGGACGGCAAGGGAATCTTTCCAGCAGCAGTAGACTTTTCTACCGACCTTCATTCCCTGGGGCAGATTATTCAAGAGGGAAAAAGAAACTTATTTGAAACCAATATTCAAATTAAAAAGCCACAAAAAGATATGGAAATTCTTCACGATCCAGAAAATATTGACGGGTTAAACTTTATCAGTGGAAAAACCATGGATGTTGTAAATAAAATGGCCTTCCAAGGAACCTTATTGGCCCATATAGATGGGGGCGTGCCCAATCTAGTTTTAGAAATACCAGAAATGAATGAATATTACATGGGCCAACTCATTTATTTCTTTGAAAAAGCCTGTGGATTAAGCGGATACATTTTAGGGGTAAACCCCTTTAACCAACCAGGGGTAGAAGCCTATAAGAAAAATATGTTTGCCCTTTTGGAAAAGCCTGGATTTGAAGAATTAAGAGAGCAATTGCAAGCTAGGATAAACAGATAA
- a CDS encoding PhoH family protein, producing the protein MKKTFVLDTSVLLEDPNALYQFQDNEIIIPIVVLEELDGKKRLENQLGRNARQVSRELDKLRERGDLQTGVTLEGGGCIKVEINHKHLTAVKEYFPQVTNDNRILAVAFNLMEERKNQEDAEKVILVSKDILVRVKAHALGIIAQDYMAGRMVPKREYYQGYITLEVPSSLINDIYSHGKINLPEEYFELYDFYPHEFIILKDQEGGSQSAVTYYEYDTMALRLMPFPTQDVWGIHPRNLQQKMAIELLLNEDIPLVTLTGKAGTGKTLLALAAGLYKTEDLNVYKKLLVAKPIVPMGKDIGYLPGDKDQKLKPWIQPIYDNLEYIFGDYKGGAGDILVGLRKIAIEPLTFIRGRSIPQQFIIIDEAQNLTKHEIKTIISRVGEGSKVVLIGDPEQIDNPYLDSCNNGLTYVVEKLKEYPEAGHVTFTKGERSRLAQLAADVL; encoded by the coding sequence TTGAAAAAAACTTTTGTTTTGGACACTAGCGTCTTATTAGAAGACCCAAATGCACTATATCAGTTTCAAGATAATGAAATCATCATTCCCATAGTGGTGCTGGAAGAATTGGATGGGAAAAAAAGATTAGAAAATCAATTGGGACGCAATGCCAGGCAAGTTTCAAGGGAATTAGATAAGCTAAGAGAAAGAGGGGATTTACAAACAGGAGTTACCTTAGAAGGGGGAGGATGCATAAAGGTTGAAATCAACCACAAGCATTTAACAGCAGTAAAGGAATATTTCCCTCAGGTAACCAATGATAATAGAATATTGGCAGTGGCCTTTAATCTCATGGAAGAAAGAAAAAACCAAGAAGATGCTGAAAAGGTGATATTGGTCAGTAAAGATATTTTGGTGCGGGTAAAAGCTCATGCCCTAGGCATTATAGCCCAAGATTATATGGCAGGAAGAATGGTACCCAAAAGAGAATATTATCAAGGCTACATCACTTTGGAGGTTCCTTCCTCCCTAATCAATGATATCTATAGCCATGGAAAAATAAATCTACCAGAAGAATATTTTGAGTTGTATGATTTTTACCCCCATGAGTTTATCATATTAAAGGATCAAGAGGGAGGCTCTCAATCTGCAGTAACCTATTATGAATATGATACCATGGCATTGAGACTCATGCCCTTTCCCACCCAAGATGTTTGGGGCATCCATCCTAGAAACCTTCAGCAGAAAATGGCCATAGAATTATTATTAAATGAGGATATTCCCTTGGTGACCCTTACGGGGAAAGCTGGTACAGGAAAAACTCTATTGGCCCTTGCCGCAGGATTATATAAGACTGAGGATCTAAATGTTTACAAGAAGTTATTGGTTGCCAAACCCATTGTACCCATGGGCAAAGATATTGGATACTTACCCGGGGATAAAGATCAGAAATTAAAACCTTGGATTCAACCAATTTATGATAATTTAGAATATATTTTTGGGGACTATAAGGGAGGGGCAGGAGATATACTCGTAGGGCTAAGAAAGATAGCGATCGAGCCTTTAACCTTTATTCGAGGCAGAAGTATACCCCAACAATTTATTATTATTGATGAGGCCCAAAACCTCACCAAACATGAAATCAAGACCATAATATCAAGAGTAGGAGAAGGGAGTAAAGTTGTATTAATTGGAGATCCAGAACAAATTGATAACCCTTATCTGGATTCTTGCAATAATGGTTTGACCTATGTGGTAGAAAAGTTAAAAGAATATCCTGAGGCTGGTCATGTGACTTTTACCAAAGGAGAACGCTCTAGGTTAGCCCAATTGGCGGCCGATGTATTGTAA
- a CDS encoding ABC transporter ATP-binding protein — MANINFDRKVIEMKDIVKKFGDFTANDHINLTVHEGEIHALLGENGAGKTTLMNVLYGLYQPTEGEVYIKEQRVDILDPNIAIGLGIGMVHQHFMLVQPFTVAENIILGSEITKPLGVLDMPKAVEQVKELSQKYGLHVDPHSKIQDITVGMQQRVEILKALYRGAEILILDEPTAVLTPQEIKELIQIMRNLTKEGKTIIIITHKLKEIKEAADFCTIIRRGKHIDTVKVEETSESELASMMVGREVSFEVDKDEKQPGDKVLEIKNLMVKDNRGINAVEGLSLEVRAGEILGIAGVDGNGQSELIDAITGLKKIESGSVSINGKDVTGKTVKEIIESGISSIPEDRQKRGLIMDFTVAENMVLENYYKEPFAKKGRLSYESMKKFARELIEKFDVRPTNENLQAKSLSGGNQQKVIIAREVTNDPDLLIAAQPTRGLDVGAIEYVHKSLVEQRDKNKAVLLVSLELDEVLNVSDRIAVIYEGKIVGVVDAKEADENTLGIMMAGGDPNNGK, encoded by the coding sequence ATGGCAAATATTAATTTTGACCGTAAAGTTATTGAAATGAAAGATATTGTAAAAAAGTTTGGAGACTTTACTGCCAATGATCATATTAATCTTACAGTGCATGAAGGGGAAATACATGCTCTTTTAGGAGAAAATGGAGCAGGTAAGACCACCTTAATGAATGTATTGTATGGGTTATACCAACCTACTGAGGGAGAAGTATATATAAAAGAACAAAGAGTGGATATCCTAGATCCCAATATAGCTATTGGTTTAGGAATAGGTATGGTACATCAGCACTTTATGCTGGTACAGCCCTTCACTGTAGCAGAAAATATTATTTTAGGTAGTGAGATTACAAAGCCCCTAGGGGTTTTAGATATGCCAAAAGCAGTAGAACAAGTAAAAGAGTTATCACAGAAATATGGTCTTCATGTGGACCCCCATTCAAAGATACAAGATATTACCGTAGGTATGCAACAAAGGGTGGAAATCCTGAAAGCGCTATACAGAGGAGCAGAAATATTGATCCTAGATGAGCCCACAGCGGTACTTACTCCTCAAGAAATTAAAGAACTTATACAAATTATGCGTAATCTTACAAAAGAAGGAAAAACCATTATTATTATCACCCATAAATTAAAGGAAATAAAAGAAGCAGCAGATTTTTGTACCATTATCAGACGAGGAAAACACATCGATACAGTAAAAGTAGAAGAGACTAGTGAATCAGAATTGGCCTCTATGATGGTAGGTAGAGAAGTGAGTTTTGAGGTAGATAAGGATGAAAAACAACCTGGAGACAAGGTATTAGAAATAAAAAATCTTATGGTAAAAGACAATAGGGGAATCAATGCGGTAGAGGGATTATCCCTAGAGGTTAGAGCAGGGGAGATCTTGGGAATTGCCGGAGTAGATGGCAATGGACAAAGTGAATTAATTGATGCCATTACAGGGCTTAAAAAGATTGAATCCGGTAGTGTAAGTATAAATGGAAAAGATGTCACAGGTAAAACAGTCAAAGAAATTATTGAAAGTGGAATATCGAGTATTCCAGAAGATAGACAAAAAAGAGGCTTGATCATGGATTTTACTGTGGCAGAAAATATGGTACTAGAAAATTATTATAAGGAACCCTTTGCAAAAAAAGGAAGACTTAGCTATGAGAGTATGAAAAAATTTGCCAGAGAATTGATAGAGAAATTTGATGTTAGACCTACCAATGAAAATCTACAGGCCAAATCCCTTTCGGGTGGGAATCAACAAAAGGTTATTATTGCAAGGGAAGTGACCAATGATCCAGATCTTTTAATTGCAGCTCAGCCCACCAGAGGACTAGACGTAGGTGCTATAGAATATGTACACAAATCTTTGGTAGAACAACGGGATAAAAACAAAGCGGTATTATTAGTTTCCCTAGAACTAGATGAAGTGTTAAATGTATCGGATAGAATTGCTGTAATCTATGAAGGGAAAATTGTAGGTGTAGTAGATGCTAAAGAAGCAGATGAAAACACCCTAGGGATCATGATGGCAGGAGGTGACCCAAATAATGGAAAGTAA